From a region of the bacterium genome:
- a CDS encoding DUF1559 domain-containing protein has translation MRKHGFTLIELLVVIAIIAILAAILFPVFAKAREKARQSSCLSNLKQLALASLMYVQDYDEMSQRWHGYWGAPAVPTVSDPYWYQYIVPYTKNQQIFLCPSAGDKALDPADAPANTYLCTYAVSNGWPQQALSAFVSPAETVMLCETQSSNYYRYRLVPNSDAAMDTTARNMHNGGSNFALVDGHAKWYPASKFSSGEPTSDLHWYPAWPY, from the coding sequence ATGAGAAAGCATGGCTTCACACTGATAGAACTGCTGGTGGTGATCGCCATCATTGCCATTCTGGCGGCGATCCTGTTCCCGGTGTTTGCGAAGGCCCGCGAGAAGGCGCGGCAGTCCAGTTGTCTGAGCAACCTCAAGCAGCTGGCCCTCGCCAGCTTGATGTACGTGCAGGACTACGACGAGATGTCCCAGCGGTGGCATGGGTACTGGGGGGCTCCGGCGGTCCCGACTGTCAGCGATCCGTACTGGTACCAGTACATCGTCCCCTACACCAAGAACCAGCAGATCTTCCTGTGCCCCAGCGCAGGGGACAAGGCCCTCGACCCGGCCGACGCGCCGGCCAACACGTACCTATGCACGTATGCCGTGAGCAACGGCTGGCCTCAGCAGGCGCTGTCCGCCTTTGTGTCACCGGCCGAGACGGTCATGCTGTGCGAGACGCAGAGCTCGAACTACTACCGGTACCGGCTGGTGCCCAACTCCGATGCGGCGATGGACACGACCGCGCGGAACATGCACAACGGCGGCAGTAACTTCGCGCTGGTGGACGGGCACGCGAAATGGTATCCGGCCAGCAAGTTCTCCTCGGGAGAACCGACGTCGGACCTGCACTGGTATCCTGCCTGGCCGTACTGA